The following proteins are encoded in a genomic region of Glycine soja cultivar W05 chromosome 17, ASM419377v2, whole genome shotgun sequence:
- the LOC114392845 gene encoding uncharacterized protein LOC114392845, whose translation MKSKTVCFGIRGRNNKSKENKVEDLEKLSHVKPNHKGKTKRCASTTPVGDDDGGINVHGANIVASNDAGVAAAVITAAHMSLMCVNDGQDGSGHGHGGESGVDGDGG comes from the coding sequence ATGAAAAGCAAAACCGTCTGTTTTGGCATCAGAGGACGCAACAACAAGAGCAAGGAAAACAAAGTCGAAGATTTAGAGAAACTCTCCCATGTCAAGCCTAATCACAAGGGAAAAACTAAAAGGTGTGCTTCAACAACTCCTGttggtgatgatgatggtggCATCAATGTTCATGGAGCCAACATAGTTGCTAGCAATGATGCAGGAGTAGCTGCTGCTGTGATCACTGCAGCTCATATGTCTTTGATGTGTGTCAATGATGGTCAAGATGGAAGTGGTCATGGTCATGGGGGTGAATCTGGGGTAGATGGTGATGGTGGCTGA
- the LOC114391738 gene encoding uncharacterized protein LOC114391738: MELGDSSRKSRFSSYERVAAISLVVLAVASPLYIDHRPESELEDEEQSLSFAFWLPLLLFVLIIAIALSAFLDRNFTRFDRHWIHRVGGSSGGIVLILVVLFLVLKCKASV; the protein is encoded by the coding sequence ATGGAGCTTGGAGATAGCAGCAGGAAGAGCAGGTTTTCCTCTTATGAGAGAGTAGCAGCCATAAGCTTGGTGGTTCTAGCTGTGGCTTCTCCTCTCTATATAGACCATAGACCAGAGAGTGAGTTGGAAGATGAAGAACAATCCCTAAGCTTTGCTTTTTGGTTGCCCTTGCTTCTCTTTGTATTGATAATAGCCATAGCTTTATCGGCTTTTCTCGACCGGAACTTCACCAGGTTCGATCGTCACTGGATTCATAGAGTTGGTGGTTCTTCTGGTGGTATTGTTTTGATTCTTGTTGTTCTCTTTCTAGTTTTGAAGTGTAAAGCGTCTGTGTAA
- the LOC114393737 gene encoding LRR receptor-like serine/threonine-protein kinase ERECTA: MAFRFGVLILALVICLNFNSVESDDGATLLEIKKSFRDVDNVLYDWTDSPSSDYCAWRGISCDNVTFNVVALNLSGLNLDGEISPAIGKLQSLVSIDLRENRLSGQIPDEIGDCSSLKNLDLSFNEIRGDIPFSISKLKQLENLILKNNQLIGPIPSTLSQIPDLKILDLAQNNLSGEIPRLIYWNEVLQYLGLRGNNLVGSLSPDMCQLTGLWYFDVRNNSLTGSIPENIGNCTAFQVLDLSYNQLTGEIPFNIGFLQVATLSLQGNKLSGHIPPVIGLMQALAVLDLSCNLLSGSIPPILGNLTYTEKLYLHGNKLTGFIPPELGNMSKLHYLELNDNHLSGHIPPELGKLTDLFDLNVANNNLEGPIPSNLSSCKNLNSLNVHGNKLNGSIPPSLQSLESMTSLNLSSNNLQGAIPIELSRIGNLDTLDISNNNLVGSIPSSLGDLEHLLKLNLSRNNLTGIIPAEFGNLRSVMEIDLSNNQLSGLIPDELSQLQNMISLRLENNKLTGDVASLSNCISLSLLNVSYNKLFGVIPTSNNFTRFPPDSFIGNPGLCGNWLNLPCHGARPSERVTLSKAAILGITLGALVILLMVLLAACRPHSPSPFPDGSFDKPVNFSPPKLVILHMNMALHVYEDIMRMTENLSEKYIIGYGASSTVYKCVLKNCKPVAIKRIYSHYPQCIKEFETELETVGSIKHRNLVSLQGYSLSPYGHLLFYDYMENGSLWDLLHGPTKKKKLDWELRLKIALGAAQGLAYLHHDCCPRIIHRDVKSSNILLDADFEPHLTDFGIAKSLCPSKSHTSTYIMGTIGYIDPEYARTSRLTEKSDVYSYGIVLLELLTGRKAVDNESNLHHLILSKAATNAVMETVDPDITATCKDLGAVKKVYQLALLCTKRQPADRPTMHEVTRVLGSLVLSNTPPKQLAALPPASNPSAKVPCYVDEYANLKTPHLVNCPSMSTSDAQLFLKFGEVISQNSE; encoded by the exons ATGGCATTTCGATTTGGAGTCCTTATTCTTGCTTTGGTTATttgtttgaatttcaattctgtGGAATCTGATGATG GAGCAACGTTGTTAGAGATAAAGAAGTCATTTAGAGATGTGGATAACGTGCTCTATGATTGGACTGACTCACCATCATCAGATTATTGTGCCTGGAGAGGGATATCATGTGATAATGTTACCTTTAATGTTGTTGCACT CAATCTTTCAGGGTTGAATCTTGATGGTGAAATTTCACCTGCAATTGGGAAACTTCAGAGTTTGGTCTCAAT TGACCTCAGAGAAAACAGGTTATCAGGGCAGATACCAGATGAGATTGGTGACTGTTCATCTTTAAAGAACTT GGACTTGTCATTTAATGAAATTAGAGGGGATAtaccattttctatttctaagtTGAAACAGCTGGAGAATCT GATTTTGAAGAACAACCAATTGATTGGACCAATTCCTTCAACTTTGTCTCAGATTCCTGATTTGaagattct AGACCTGGCTCAAAATAATCTTAGCGgagaaataccaaggcttataTATTGGAACGAAGTTTTGCAATATCT AGGCTTGAGAGGGAACAATTTGGTTGGTTCACTATCACCAGACATGTGCCAGTTAACTGGGCTGTGGTATTT TGATGTGAGAAACAATAGCCTGACAGGAAGTATTCCAGAGAACATAGGCAATTGTACTGCCTTCCAGGTCTT GGATTTATCCTACAACCAACTAACTGGAGAGATACCATTCAATATTGGATTCTTGCAAGTAGCAACTTT GTCCTTGCAAGGCAATAAACTCTCTGGACATATTCCACCGGTGATCGGTCTCATGCAAGCACTTGCTGTCCT AGACTTGAGCTGCAACTTGTTAAGTGGATCGATCCCTCCTATCTTGGGAAATTTGACTTACACAGAAAAATT GTACTTGCATGGAAACAAGCTGACTGGCTTCATCCCCCCAGAGCTTGGAAATATGTCAAAGCTTCACTATTT GGAACTGAATGATAACCATTTAAGTGGACATATCCCGCCCGAGCTTGGAAAGCTTACAGATCTGTTTGACTT AAATGTTGCAAACAACAATCTTGAGGGGCCAATTCCTAGTAATCTTAGCTCATGTAAAAATCTCAACAGCCT CAATGTGCATGGCAACAAGTTGAATGGATCAATTCCCCCTTCTTTGCAGAGTTTGGAGAGCATGACCTCTTT GAATCTTTCTTCCAACAATCTTCAGGGCGCAATTCCAATAGAACTGTCGCGGATTGGCAATTTGGATACATt GGATATTTCAAACAATAACTTAGTTGGTTCCATCCCTTCTTCCCTTGGTGACTTGGAACATCTTCTGAAGTT gAATCTAAGCAGAAACAATTTAACAGGAATTATTCCAGCAGAATTTGGAAATCTTAGAAGTGTTATGGAAAT TGATCTTTCAAATAATCAACTCTCTGGCTTGATTCCTGATGAACTTAGTCAGCTTCAAAACATGATATCCTT GAGacttgaaaataacaaattgaCTGGCGATGTggcatcactttcaaattgcaTTAGTCTCTCTCTACT TAATGTGTCCTATAACAAACTATTTGGTGTTATCCCAACGAGTAACAACTTTACCAGGTTTCCCCCTGACAG TTTCATTGGAAACCCTGGTCTTTGTGGTAATTGGCTGAATTTGCCGTGTCATGGTGCTCGCCCTTCAGAGCGAG TTACATTATCTAAGGCTGCCATTCTTGGAATTACTCTTGGTGCCCTTGTGATTCTTCTTATGGTATTGCTGGCAGCTTGCCGACCACATAGTCCCTCTCCTTTTCCTGATGGATCATTTGACAAACCAG TTAATTTCTCCCCCCCAAAGCTAGTGATTCTTCATATGAATATGGCACTACATGTGTATGAAGATATCATGAGGATGACTGAAAACCTGAGTGAGAAGTATATAATTGGATATGGAGCATCAAGTACAGTTTATAAATGTGTTCTTAAGAATTGCAAGCCGGTGGCTATCAAGAGGATCTATTCTCACTATCCCCAATGTATTAAAGAATTTGAAACTGAACTTGAGACGGTTGGCAGCATCAAGCACCGGAATCTGGTCAGTCTCCAAGGTTATTCCTTGTCCCCATATGGGCATCTCCTGTTTTATGACTACATGGAAAATGGCAGTCTATGGGATCTTCTTCATG GACCTACCAAGAAGAAAAAGCTTGACTGGGAGCTGCGTCTAAAAATAGCACTTGGAGCAGCACAAGGGCTTGCTTATCTACACCATGATTGCTGTCCTAGAATCATCCACAGAGATGTGAAATCATCTAACATTCTATTGGATGCAGACTTTGAGCCTCATCTCACTGATTTTGGCATTGCCAAAAGTCTCTGCCCCTCAAAGTCCCATACTTCTACTTACATAATGGGCACAATTGGCTATATAGACCCTGAGTATGCTAGAACTTCACGTCTCACTGAGAAGTCTGATGTGTACAGTTACGGTATTGTTTTACTTGAGTTGCTAACTGGAAGGAAAGCTGTTGACAATGAATCCAACCTCCACCATCTG ATTTTGTCCAAGGCAGCAACCAATGCAGTGATGGAAACAGTTGATCCAGACATTACTGCCACATGCAAGGACCTAGGAGCTGTAAAAAAGGTTTATCAGCTTGCTCTATTATGCACAAAGAGGCAGCCAGCTGATAGGCCGACAATGCACGAAGTGACACGTGTACTCGGAAGCCTTGTGCTGTCAAACACCCCACCAAAGCAACTAGCTGCACTACCACCTGCTTCAAATCCATCTGCCAAAGTGCCATGCTACGTGGATGAGTATGCAAACCTCAAGACTCCACACTTGGTGAACTGCCCCTCAATGAGCACCTCAGATGCTCAACTCTTCCTCAAGTTTGGAGAAGTAATCTCTCAAAACAGTGAGTGA